The DNA sequence GGTATGAGAagagcgattaaaaaaaattaattgaagtATTCAAAGTGTTTTCAaagttttgggttgttttgttgtcCAATGAAGGTTTTCCACATACGTAaagaatctttttctttttctttggctttttttgtgaCATCATCGTgtgtcaaagacaaaaaaaacatgttacagTTCCATCCACTTactggtattaaaaaaaatagaatcagtgaaggctggtgtttgtggatctcactctgcctcatctatccttccttcctttagtctttcctctggtcttttggtgtctccctaatctgttggaattgAAATGTTTCTGGAgatggtgaaagattctggttttgtaaatCTGTGGGTTGTAGGtggtgttagggttagggttcatctttctttcctttgatccttcctctggtctcctgacaacttcacgactctggcgtgactgacgcacacgcatgcacacatacgcatgcaaaaaaaaaaaagcgttatGATGATGAcgtgagctctaaaaaaaaaaacgggggaaaaaaacataattaaatcaataaatacataaataaatccaaTTTTCTAACTTTGTCGAAGGTCAAAAACTTCAAGGGGAGTACTTTCACAAGGCctacatacaaacaaaaatacgtATGCATGTATAAAGACGGTATTATTGTTACGGTGGTATGTTTTAGTGAACGGTACTGTTTGCGGAGTTGTTTGTCAAATGATTgaattattggacattttttgcattaaataCGAATCACGATCACTTTGAAGTAAAATATTTGGCCCACCACAAATACTTTGTCAACTAAAGATGCCTGCAGCTTGTTGTTTGTTACCTGAAGGTAGGCACTGCGCTCCTCCGGGCTTGACGAGTTCTTTATTTGCACTAACAGCTTTGCAAATCTTGCAAAGGTGTCCCATTTcctggaaaatgtcaaaatccggATCCAATACGACGTTGCCCTTGTTGGGGAGAGAAATAAAGACAAGCTTGACAGGATTCTATTGAGTGACAAGCAATTAGGACGCCGTAGCCTCACATTGTCTCCAATAACGTGATTGGCTGTACGCTCGGTGCGATTCACTCCCAAAATGCCGAAGACCACGAAAACCATGGCGCCCGTGTCGACCAGAGGACGCGCGGCCGGCCGGCCGCAGGTGCCGCCTGTGCACGGGTTGAAGCCAAACATCTTGGATGCGCTCTCTGGTATCGCAGAGGCGGAATCTTGGATGACAGGACGCAAGAATCATCATGAGGACAGAATGTTAAAGCTGCGTCAGTCTCACCTGTGGGAAGAGGAACGTAAAAGCTTCCTCGTGCGGGTCCATCCGTCGAGCTACTGATGCCGCAGCCAGGCGGGCTTACACACACTCGAGTAGGATGAGGTCGCAGTTTGTGCTGGGCAAAACGCAGTTTCCTATCAAgtcaaaagaaaagattacaaattaatGTCATCtactacaaattttaatcattcactcccagccatattcactgaagcaacccccttcgctcccaggtgttttactggattttgacttactttgcagggcccacagaatattgtgttctattgctataaaaacacggaacctaccaaaagaaagaataagagtctcttctttgatccggaaaaaaagtatatttgtatctgttttgcagcaattagctttagaTTAGAGCTAAGTGTCATCGATATTTACAATCcaggtgaaaacactgtcaaaaagagcttgttgcaacatggctgatctcttatactctgctgccacctgctggcataagctgcattaaagccctctgtatgcgctagcattaaaaaaaacaaaaaaaaacataaaaaacgtacaaatatgtttttgggagtggatggccaagtattaaaaacgtacttacacgtttttgggtttgaacgaGTTCAATACAACTGGACTGtacttagtttttttattttgatattttaaatgtttagttattgacAGTGACTGATCAATGTCTACCTGCTGTGCTGCTGTGCTGATGCCGCCGCGTAAAAGGAAAACTCGGGCGTCCAGCTGTGGCGACCGTCACATGACCCAGATGTGATCATCCAGCTGGGGTACGGGTAGTAGTCGTGGGACACGCACACGGTCATTCTTCGAGTGTAGTTGCGCCACGGATGACTAAAAGCCTGAAGAAGACATTTTCTCTCTTAGAGGcacattaaacatggagagCAGAAGTGGAGGACTGCTGCTAAGTGTTTAAAttaagcaaaataaataaataaatgaataaataataaacaaaataaatttgtttaGCTAGCAGAAGTTCATAAAACAAAGTTCACGTATTTGGGTTAAACACGCAATGTTTGTTTCTGAAGTTTAATTTCACCCAAGTctaaaagtcaaaatttttccaagaacattttttttttcaaaacataattttagaaaaaatatataatattgatactaatagaaatttaaaaaataataatttacattttatttttcaagatgttgttttttttaagaaaattacattttaaaagatttttttttaatttgagaaacaaaatcaaaaatatttcgAGTAACAAATCagattttactggaaaaaaatagttttatttgTTCCAAAATACTAGACGATATgtcgcttgttttgtttttgaaacaaAGTTAGCTTTTTTGTCGTGTGCGTTAACGCACTGAAAACACACTTAATTGGCTATGATGAGTGCAGTGGCCACTTCATGACACAAATGCCATATTACATTTGGATTATGCTTTCATGAAAATCAAGAAAAGGAGTGGTCACGTGTGGACTACAATTGCATTTTCCAGgacaaaaaaaccccaaacagatttgatgaaaaactTAAcaattttagagaaaaaaatacaatcttgATACAGTCACAATacttcaagattttttttttttttaaggattttatgttttatttttcaagaaatatgttgtttgttttttaggatttttttttttatttgagaaaaaaaatcaaaaatattctgagaaaaaaaatctaaaatatttcgagtaaaaaatcaaatttttccAGAAAATACTTCATCTAGATGATGCgtcttttgtgttgttttaaaacaaacttttggattatgttttcatgaaaatcagGAAAAAAGAGAGTGGCAACATGCAACATGAGTGGACTAAACTAGAATTTAGTAGCAACTCGACTTTTGACTTTGAAAGTGAAAGTTCCATCCCTTCCATCTCTGGTGAGGCGCATTGTGTGCTGACCTGAAACGAAGACACCTGCTCGTGCTCCGCGCCGCACGGCGTCCACGGGGCAGGAGTGCTGGCGTTAAGCGAGAAGCGGTAAACGCTGATCGAGCTTCTCAGCTCCAACTTTGATATAAACACTGTGATTAAAAAGCCTGAGAAAACAAAAGAGTGCAAAGTCATGCCTGAAAATAGACTGCAGAAATGTCAACACTAATACTTCCTGTATTTGTTTATCCCTTGTTGGTTTTAATGTGTAcattttagaaaatgtattgcttttgttatgaaattttaattttaacatctTAATAGTATTTTCATGaatgtattgttattgttgtgcattttattattttattttactaaggTGACATTTATGATCTGTCTCGAGACTGCAAatgaaaaatagccttttggcTAAATCTGGCATATTTACcgaaatgtttattaatatgtactgtccctgatacaaaatcaatcaatcaatcaatcaatcaaacaggggtgtgtagactttttatatccgctGTAGCTACCTACTTGTCTGCCATTATAACTTCATGCAAACCCataaccatatatatatatattttttaaaaggaccCATCTTGTAATACATTGTATAAAGATAATAActtttttgaggaaaaaaaaggtttctagtttaatacatttttctcaGAATAATCCAAATGGATTGATCATAATTTAGATTTGAGCTCTTCACTTGGCCTTTTTACCCGTTTGGTTGATGTTTGTGTTTGGAGGTGCACTTGAGGTGTCTGCTGTGCTGCGAGCCTGCTGATGCGTGGACGTCCCGAATGTTGACCAGGAGGTGTGACTAGACAAAGGGTGCGGCTTCTCCATGAATACACCTGAAgaatagatatatttttatatatacagtatatatatatatttttgtttttgtttgtttgtttgcagtttCCATGCAGCTATCACCTGAAGTGTCTCACCTGAGCACATGGGGCAGGAGATACCTTGACTGCTGAGGTTGCTCCTGAGAGCCAGAAGAGTTTGGAGGTTTGTGTTCTGGCGGAACAGTAAGGGGGCGTGGGAGGCTGGTCTCAGCAGACAGCAACAGCCCGCGGATAACAGCAAAACCACCAGGAAGACGCCTGGGCGACAATCATCGTCAACAATACATTTGGTGCGATGGAGCAGGTTTGGACCCATAAGACTTGAGGAAGTCTCCCATCATCCTCATAATAAGCGGTACACATTTTGATGCAAAGTGTGGGGTGTGGGTGGGGTGTAGAAAAACATGATtcttaatcaattttaaatggttaacaattaaacaataaaatgaaccACCAAAGTACATGCATGGCTTGTTTGGTTCatattagtgttaatttcgttagcaaaaactaaatacaaatattttcgtcaacacacatttttcaccaaaagAAAACTAGACTAGAGTAAAACcaccattaataaacaataactgcgACTAAATCAGTGTAAATTTAGATGAGACGAAAATGTAGCTCAGTTAATtagactaaaatctatggacattttagttcaaatagaaattatgattttattaaaaaaaataaaaatgaaaaaacctCAAGAGCTGTTCACCACAAAGACATTGTGGTAAATTAACGAAAAGTTTGATGGTGGTTgtttataacgtaacattaatccaacagctataacgttccaacaataacgctaactaatgctggctaacttactagcttgtagTATGTAGTCATAATAGCCacaacgtaacattaatccaacaccTATAACATATTAACAACAATGCTAACTAATGTTAGCTGGCTAACTTATTAGCTTGTAGGATGGAGTCATAATAGCCacaacgtaacattaatccaacagctGTAACATATTAACAACAATGCTAACTAATGTTAGCTGGCTAACTTATTAGCTTGTAGGACGGAGTCATAATAGCCACAACGTAATATTATGTAAATAATGCTGGCTAgcttactagcttgtagcatggagtcATAATAGCCACTtgttaatatactgtaattgtgtgtgaagttgttttaaatcaaaaagatgagagaattTTTTATGTGAAGTAGTTTTAGATCAGATATGTTCAATATTAGctgctgagagaaaaaaaagtaaacgaTGAAATAATTGTTCTgactaaaacattgacagtttttctttactaaaactagatgaatacaattatgttttcttggactaaaataaagactaaataGTCGACTAAAAGGTGACGAAATAAAAATGGGACAAGGTTGACTAAGTacgataaaaactaacaagtgtgattgaaactggacttaAAATGagacttaatttaaaaatggctgatacaATTAACACGAGCCCATATGTCTGTTTCCGACATGTGTGGTAAGACAATCTTAGGAAAAATATCTGTCGCAAAAACCACTGCTTTTGCAACATATACACTATGCTTCTGGAAATTTCCATCCCATTTCATTCTGTGATTGCCTTACCTAGAACAGTTTTCCTCCTTTCCACAGCTGGCCGGACCACAAAATGCTGGAGGGCCCACTGAAGCTTTATGCTGACCACACCTTGATGATGCCCCGCAGGGTTCGTTGGAGCCTCCACCGACAGGGAAAGAATGCCCGCGTCCCCATCTGCCTCCAGGGAATCTGTCTCGAGACACAGACGACAAGCGCAATTGCGGACGTGTGCGCAATTGCGGCCTTTTACGAGCCTGTTCCAGATAATAATCTCACCTGGCTCCATCTCCACTGACAGCAGCGCCACGTCGTCATCCTCGTCCGACAGAGGGCCGTGGCTCGATGACAGGCCCCCAAACGACTTGCAGCTTGTGAGGGAAGAGGCCGTTTAGGGAAAGAGACAGCGGAGGGGATTAGATGTCAGGccatttcttttcttcttcttctttttttttaaacacatttctgtGAGCCAGAGAAACTAAAAAGCATAAATTTGTGAATGTGACTGTGTGTTGGTAGTATATTAACATAGTAatcaacatactgtaaatggtGGAGGGAGATGATCATGTAAACATTAGAAACAATAACGATGCAAATCGTAATAATATTGGCAATACTATTAACAATTAAAGTCAAGATAAACCTCTACAAGGACtacaatggggggaaaaaaactagcaTAAATGTCCcggcaagtaaaaaaaacttaaagttGAACACAAGCGGTTACAAATTATGCAGACAAAATTGTATTATAGATTTTACAGTATTATATATCTTAGTTGTGATGGTTTTCTTCCGTGTTTCAAATTTACAATCAAATTTACATGTAGTGTAGTCCATTTGTATGTGCtgtactgcctcctggtggccagtTATGGTTGTATGTATTTATAACGTTAAAGTATCAATATGAAAAGGCGGCCAATTTGCCACATGCTgtggagtgaaaatgacatcacagttgtttaaGTAGGGTGACCAAACATCCTCTTTTGAGATTTGGTaggacagaccattttcttatgTCTCGTTCGGGCATCCgtgggttttataaattcatgaaaatgtccagttggcattgcgtgactaataggaggtgaagtacactgtgtaactgcaactggtaccacaatttcaagtgtccccttttttttggaaatgggaatatggttACTCTAGTtcaagtctcaggtaacaatgAATTAcagatcagcttcagaaaacagtgcTGTTATTGGTCATTGCctaaacaactgtgatgtcatcttcagtcgacagcaagtgacaaaatggccgcctcctgagatggataaaaacggctggattttgtttcataactcataccacaaatgtaatattaatcagaatgtcatgtttagattagtgaggtcacatataacaaattattgtcaataaatgtttcaggATGACTTTCCCCTTTAAATATGGAAGAATTGCTATTATCCTAAGttattctaaaaacattttacaatttttttgcttttgtgttttggGATGCTGGAATGGAATAATGggatttccattaatttcattggagAAATGTTTTGTACCACTTTAGTTATactattgataataataataataaacatgtgacacattcaaaacatttggtTGTTTTCTCTCACCAGTGTAACCCGTCGTGCTCGTGAGGCTCCACCCACCGCGTCCAGATACACAAGGCGGCCGGCATCAGCACGCAAACCCAAAGCCAACAACAGCTGACAATGAGAGCCATGAATAGGCCAAAGTCATGCACAGCTGGGATctgtgttttaaaacaaacaaccttAAAACGTGGACTTTCTATTCAAGcagggaagagagagaaaattgGATGGGTCTGCTATGATTACTTTGGAGAAGGCATTGGCAGCGTAGGCGGCTGCCGTGGTGAAGGAGGTGAGGAAAGTGGCTCGGCCTGCCGTCTTGATGGTGTAGACCATCCGCTGCGGCGGATGACCAAGATGGGCCGCCTGTCTGAAGGTGTTgatgaacacaaacacatcatCCACCCCTGGGCGGAGAAGCAAAGAAAATTACAGGCTTTCTTTCCCCCCCATCCACTTCCGAATTGCATTCATTTCCCGTACCGATTCCGATAATGACAAAGGCTGCCACTCCGTTGAGAATCCCCAGGTACCTCACACCGAACACCACGTGGTACAAGAAAAGAGCCATCAGGCAACTCAGACCGATGCTGGCCAATCCGAAGAACGTCAGAAAGGCTACACGGAAGAGAGAATGACAAACAATCACACACCAGTCcttttgtattttgtgccatGTCAAGTGGAAAAGATaaaaatccttggatgtttgcatccttgaattttgagaaaagaacatttttgaatccttgaaatataaactttaaatacaacttgaagggataatgacaaaataaaacaataagaaagtgaaataaacataataacttaaaataatagcaactgaaaaaatcTGTAAGAATAAATACTGACTGTTCatgtgcgttttggcctcttgggggcagtgtggtgctgtgcatccatggcgtacacacttaaagtgagtacagaagaaagttgcgattgaattctattaaaataactcgtttttcacacattgggaagaatttgtgcctttgcctAGTGTTATCTCACCACGTGGCTATGtattcccacagcatttgtgtgtggatattcgttatttgaagtaaaaacactcccgaattcgatgctaacttcctgttagcatttgaatgggatcctcccttcgaatttagcattagcgctaggctagcgatgttttaaaaatgaagcatgttttgcatctaaatatacagtggatgtaattcttaaagTCGTGTgttcagttttacagttaactccaactgcggtgtcattaaacaccttaaaggacgcttggggacaacagaataaacagaataacatagCACTTGCTAGTGcttaatgctacgcaagcaaagtggtgcattcagggtactttcacagcgtcggaaacttcggttCTCTCCGATgttaacgttttaaggggaaaataatcggtcatttggcccaattggccgattgttgTGGCTGATGTTTGAAGGCAGATTATAATCGGTTGAGCCCTAGTAACTATGACTGATACCAGAGAAAGAGGTCAGGATGTAGACCAGCACAGCAATGCAGACTCCACTGATGACTGCCAGCATCATATCATTCCTGAAGGTGCGCCTCACTTCATGGTCGAACAGCTCCGTTCCGCCGTAGAGAACTTTCACCTGACTGACAGCAGCAAGACTGCGTGAGAGGAAGAACTAGCGTGTCATCACAATGACAAAACTTCTTCTGACCTGGTGGACTGCTTGGCCAGGATTTCAGCATACTGCACCACAAAGTTCTTGAAGTGGCTCCTCTGCTCGTCGGCTCGGTCCTGGACCGAGTAGTAGGACGGGAGAGGGGCGCCGAAGTGGATTTCGCTTCgtaggagggaggaggagagatgCTCGGGGGAGAGCCTTTCATCCACATACCAGTAGAACTGAGGGTGGGTGATGGCCAGACTTAGTGAACCTGCAGGGAAAACTTAAGTAAGGTGGACTTTTcgtttcaaattcagagcaaatattatttggaacatgaagcaactcgtGGACTCCAGGCCATTTTGGTCATTGTGAATTACAATAATTAACCGCCGATATAATTTTACTTTCtcatagggctgtgcaattaattgaaatacaattacaatttcaattattacactacataaatacaaaatcagcataatcattaaaaaaaaaagattcttaatactaatttttgagttgtttaaattgatacatttgcaccttttttttttaattttgcattttgtttgccCACCGGTGGGCCGTCAGAACGTTAAGGgttcaacattttcttgttttctaccaaaaaataaatgatcgtcctactgcacagtgcacaagctgcacAACAACTtaaagtttttgccaacataaataaataaagaaata is a window from the Vanacampus margaritifer isolate UIUO_Vmar chromosome 3, RoL_Vmar_1.0, whole genome shotgun sequence genome containing:
- the disp3 gene encoding protein dispatched homolog 3, which produces MRPRHPPFISLNTPMMDVDDEAPLFHTTWGGGEEEQVEVAAVGGLRHGLVWGPWKAVAWVYTRPWASGVVLGGFVLLPCTLFAFMLLYWPPLDIDLSYSAFEVHSHFSAQRFDALAIAVKTQLGSWDRRRRDSDSDEAEALRELLMEKLASNGTLDEASATGDRGSSGRRRRSAPDNYLQSQALWRMELVFVAQGEGERNIFTPERLRTIHEVERLLMQHPHFPEFCWKPMEVLRDLPLGPSYCSPPSSLLSYLYPSERGGKIYYDGMGPDLADIRGSLSLAITHPQFYWYVDERLSPEHLSSSLLRSEIHFGAPLPSYYSVQDRADEQRSHFKNFVVQYAEILAKQSTSQVKVLYGGTELFDHEVRRTFRNDMMLAVISGVCIAVLVYILTSFSAFLTFFGLASIGLSCLMALFLYHVVFGVRYLGILNGVAAFVIIGIGVDDVFVFINTFRQAAHLGHPPQRMVYTIKTAGRATFLTSFTTAAAYAANAFSKIPAVHDFGLFMALIVSCCWLWVCVLMPAALCIWTRWVEPHEHDGLHCCKSFGGLSSSHGPLSDEDDDVALLSVEMEPDSLEADGDAGILSLSVEAPTNPAGHHQGVVSIKLQWALQHFVVRPAVERRKTVLGVFLVVLLLSAGCCCLLRPASHAPLLFRQNTNLQTLLALRSNLSSQGISCPMCSGVFMEKPHPLSSHTSWSTFGTSTHQQARSTADTSSAPPNTNINQTGFLITVFISKLELRSSISVYRFSLNASTPAPWTPCGAEHEQVSSFQAFSHPWRNYTRRMTVCVSHDYYPYPSWMITSGSCDGRHSWTPEFSFYAAASAQQHSRKLRFAQHKLRPHPTRVCVSPPGCGISSSTDGPARGSFYVPLPTDSASAIPESASKMFGFNPCTGGTCGRPAARPLVDTGAMVFVVFGILGVNRTERTANHVIGDNGNVVLDPDFDIFQEMGHLCKICKAVSANKELVKPGGAQCLPSGGNKLSSVLPLLHPDCHALPEPNLLPGQLSHGAVGTHGGKVRWLSMAFESTTYKGKSSFQTYGDFVRWETFIQEQLSALPHSSALRRGFQTCEHWKQIFMEIIGVESALWSLLLSLVICVAAVSVFTAHLFLLLPVLLTILGVICAVGALMYCLGWQLGAVEAVSLSILVGSSVDYCLHLVEGFVLAGETPTTTAGLGCESAASRQRRSVEAVNHVGVAIVSSAVTTVISTLPLFFCVIVPFAKFGQMVAINTSVSILVTLTVTVATLASAAPAHFSRTPGSVLKAGAAVLVLALATAGGAAWWAGGRAGLSAAWLSAGV